cgtggtgcgcactaggctccgcaccacgatgtacaacgtccacagtTTGCTACTTAAAATGTTCTCAGAGATTCtgaattcttaaataaaaattcgAATTGGTATAAGGTTAGTAGTTAAGTTAGGgaatgggagatggctcagtggcaaagagagcttgctgtgaaagcatgaggacatgagtttgaatccccaacaCCCTTATAGTGTGTGGCTAAgtgtgcctgtaacctcagcacttgagacaggaggatctttgggGCTTTTTGATCACTAGTGTGGCTTCAGGTTCATTGaggagcctgtctcaaaggattctggcagagagtgatagaataaaagaataaaatatttgatgtTCTCTTCAGGTCTACTTgtgcatgcatgggcacacatacctatacacacacatgcacatacacaacacacacattttacacatacacacacacaccactcactgAGAGACAGGTATGAGAGAAAGAcatagaaagagggagaaagagaaatattaaagagaGGATGGGTGTAATTTCTTGTTTAAGCTGGACATACAGACCTCGCCTACCCAGGAATACACTTAGTTTTACTTTGCTatttccatctctctgcctttttccttaagtatctttctgtctctgcctgttcCTTCATCCCACCCCCAAGTCCCTCATACTCTCTTCCAAATCTTAAGTTATTTAAGGTGTGAATCAGGTTGTTGTACACAGGGAGAAGAGAGCAGCTGAGAAGAGATACACATTGCAGTTGAGAATCTGGGTCTTTATTGAGGTTTATGAAGATGGTGACTTTTAGGAACATTCTGTGACTTGTAAGAACCTTCTGGAAGCTCAGGAATCTTGCAGGGCTTCAGCAGGAACTACAGACAGGCCAGATCACCTGGCACACAAAACCTGCACTATTCCAGTTCCAGATTTCCTCACTGGCTGCCACAAGCTCCAGAGTTAACTCTCCCTCAAGATCTTATTGATCCAGGGCCTGTAATGGGAGATTCTGGTGAAGACAGCAGGGGGCTTTGCATTCCGATGTACATAGGATGCAATGCCTTGGGctatcccagcacacaggagaggTCCTCCAGAGTCTCCCTGTTGGGGGTGGGcaaagaggaaacacatgaaTGGGTAGGAGGCAGCCTCTACCTCTACCCACCCATTTCAGCTTGCAGTTAGGTCTAGAGCCTGATGCCACATCATTGATTTGGGGAGCAGCCAACCTATCTTCCTCATATCACCCCATGTTCGCTGTCTGCACAGCAGGAGTGACCCAGGATCGTGGGAAGATGGATCCTTTGTTTCCTCACTTGGTGATTCCTAAATACTATGACTTGCTGACAATCTTCTGTCCCACCCCCCTTCTAGAACTTTGGCTCCCAGTTGTGCTTTTAGGAAAACCTGGTAAGAGGATCACCTTGTATACATTTTGCATCTTCTTGGGGTTGCCCGCACACAGTTGGGAATTGTGTTGAAAACTGGTGAAGTGTTTGCAGGCTTGGGGCTCCAGGAGTCTCATCTTCACTTCCTGCAGTGTGTCAGAGGCTGGTTCGTTCACGTTTGTTCTGCCCCAGCCGACTGCCCTGCACGTTCTCCCGGGTGGGATGAAGTTGAAGTTGGCAGAGAGTGGGAGTGTTCCCACACCTAGGGTTAGCTTGGCTTTCTCCTTCAACTGTGAAGGGAATGAGGGACTCTTAGCCAGGGCTGAGGGCTAGGGGATAGTTCCAGGCAATCAGGGAGGGAAAGGGCAACATATCAAGTCCATCAGGAGAATAAGAGGCCATGCTGTCCAAGGCAGGGAAGGGTAAATTCAGAGCAATGGGGACCAGAAGAAAAAGTCTCCAGGAGTACAACGGAGGGAGAAACTTGATACCTTCAGTAGCATGATGTCGTGGACCGCCGTATACTCATCATATTTTGGATGAAGGAATTGCTTTTCCACCTCAAGCTTCTGCCATGTGTCTTCTTTAGATGTTTTGTTATGGGCTCCTAGGAGGACTGTTATAGACCTGTTGTGAGAAAGGATGAGGCCTGAGGATGGAGCAatgggtaaggtgcttgcctagcattcgggaatctctgagtttgatccacagCACTGTATAGAttggcatggtggttcatgcctataGTCTCTGCActtgggtggtagaggcagggggattagaagtcaaggtcatccttagctacagagtgggtttgaggccagcctgagctacaggggaCTGTGCCTCAAAAGCAAGCTACCAATAAACccaacatcagcaacaacaaaaaggaaaggcaAGCAGAGACAGTGACAGGTTCAGAGATGAATGTATTTTGGAAAAAGGCTGGAATTCCTCCCTGGGACATGGGCCTCTTCCCATCCCCACGTTCTGGGCTGCTTGTGGTGTTGACAGGCTCAGGGTTTAATCAGGAGAGCAATGTGGAAATACCTGCACTTGGGCCTGAGTCAAGAGAGAACAGGCATGGAGAAAGGGTATTTTCTGGAGCAGACACACTTTCCAGAGCTGGCTCCCCAGGAATTGCTGGGGAATGAGCAAGAAATGGAGGAGGGGGGGTTAGGTTAATCCTCCCCAGTTTGGACAACTTTGAATAGGGCCCGTTTTCTACAGCAAGAACTAGTCAGGAGTGCAGGAAGTAGAAAGTGTCCTGTGGTGTTGTTCCTCCTTCCTTAAAAATGTTGGGCTGTGGACCTTGGAGCTGATGCCCAGTGTTATTGAAAGTAGCAAGGAGAGACCTCCAGAAAATTACTGGGTAGATCCCGACAAGTGAGCTGTGGGCGTCTTCCAGGTTTTAGGGGACATGGAGGGTCCATATCGGAgaatcctccttctcctctgaggggaGCTGCATTTATAGTGACCGAGGCTCAGGGCATCTATTTAATGACATCTATCTTGTCAGTTGACCTAGGCTCAGAAACTCTCTCAGGTCCACCTGCACGTGTCCCAGGTTGCTATCCCGTGGTTTATGTCATATTAAGGATAAACAGCATCTTGTCTCACCTTCCCGCACAGTGAGCTGCTGTCAGCACAAAGTTTCTTCTTATCAGGAAGCCACTGCAGGCTGACAGGTAATTCTCAGAAGTGACAATTTCCAGATAGGCCATGTAGGGGCGGGAGTGTGGAATGCACTCCGTGCCTCCAATGATTTCCCCTAGAACAGAGAAGCCCACAACCTGAGATAGGCACGGGTGCTCTCTGTCTTGTACACAGTTGGGGTAAGGTTGAGAGAGGCTCACTTTGACCTCCTTGCCCTAAACTGTGCCCAGGCTTCTCTCAGGCACCTCCGTCAGCTCCTCTCACCCACAGCCTGCCCTCTGCCACAGAGCCACTTCTTTCTCAAGGATCCAATTCTGCCTTAGACTTAGGCAGTTTCCTACTTCTGATATTTTGCACTCTGCCTTGTCCCTGGTCCATCTTCCCTCCTGCAGCACACACTGTCTAGgttcctcctgccctgccccctcagAGGCACAGAACAATAACATCACATGGCGATCTTCTGCCTTGGAAATCAAAGGTGAAGAGAATGTGCCTGGTATCCTGGACCTGTCTTTCTCACAGTGGCTTTAGGATTCTCTGCTCAGTCAGCCCAGGCTCCTGCATTCCTAGAAACTATGCCAGCTTTAAAGGATGGGCAGGACATCCCACAAGAAGACTTCACTCTGAAGGTCTTGAGAAGGGCTATGAGACCCATTTGAGAGTCCCAAATGACACACTAAGCTTTATTCTTTTAGGAACTGATCCTGCAGATTGGAGAGGGAGCGACCCCAGCACTCACCAGCTTTGGTGCTGGAACCCAGGAGAAGGAGCAGCAGATGAAGAGTAAGAAGATGCATCCTCTCAGAGGGGTTCCTCAGGGCTGCTGCAGGCTTCTTCTTTGGGTCTTAGGCTTATTACTCCCAGTGGGCAGGGGAGTGGCAGAGCTGTTATCACAGGAACTGTGTGGTCAAGGCATCTTCTTTAAGTTGTCTGCATAACTGGACACTCCCCGGGAATACAACTGTTTCACTAGAGGTGAAACTGAAGCCTGGACTCTTGGGTCCCAGATACTCAGATGGGTCCTCAACTGTGCCGCTGTGTGGGTTGGGGTGTGGGGACAGAATATGGAGGGATCTTACCTTCCTAGTTAGGGCAACTTGTTAAAGGTCCCTAGAATCTTGGGTTGAGGATAATCTTTGCAGTGAGAATCCAGGAGCACAGAGGCGGTGATTATTATAGCCCACAGTAGAAAATGTGCTTTTGAAAAAGACTCTAAGGACATATACATGTATAGACATGTACAGGGGTTGAGTTAGGAAATGGATATGATCATGTTTTGCTATATGgaaatttcaaaaagtaaagaaaaaatacaacATACACAGTTTTTATGCTATTTCATTCCATCTTATTACACTATATATTAAAACTTGAACAGCATTCTTCTTAAATAAGTATTACCTAAAATCTGACAttaacttgcatttctttttcttggaacTTGTGGTTATTGtctgaagaagagacagagagaaaaacaacaaacactaaAGGAGGAAACCAAGTCTAGGATAAGACCTCAGCGACTTCAACCTGAGAGCAGAGAGGTAGAATGACCATTTCCTCAGACTGTGTATGCAATTTAGTGTCATTCCACTAGATACACTGCTACTTTCATAACAACCCCATCAAATACTTATTAGTGTTTCAATTTGTTGACCTGACCTTTAGCTCTTATGATTTAGAATTAGATCTTTTTGATTTCAAATTAAGGGTCCTTTCTGCTTAACCATCCTAGAGAAATATTTTTGGTAAGTGTGAGGGGAGGGTTAGGGTTATGGGTATGAGGTAAGGATTTTCTCCAGAACGGTGGATGTTTCTAAACTATGTCATTGTCTGAGAGTTagcaccttttctttcttttattttttgttaaaattaCCTTGGGAAATACCACTACTGTCTGTTTACAAATGTAGACTTGAAACAGAGACCATGATCATTCTGCCTTTAACTGTTAAACACATTTTAAGCATCTGCTCGGTGCTTCCCTGGACTCAGAAGGAGTCTAATGAAGAGAAGGCCACACAGTGCAGCGCCATTTCTCTTGGAGACCATAGGTGGGAATTTAACTGCAGGtcctgtgttttcctttgctaatgctgagctgtcctctgacactgCATCACTAGCAGGGAAGAGGAAGATCAGGAGCTGGAGATGTCTTGTCTGGCATCTCT
The sequence above is drawn from the Mus pahari chromosome 8, PAHARI_EIJ_v1.1, whole genome shotgun sequence genome and encodes:
- the LOC110325712 gene encoding chymase, with the translated sequence MHLLTLHLLLLLLGSSTKAGEIIGGTECIPHSRPYMAYLEIVTSENYLSACSGFLIRRNFVLTAAHCAGRSITVLLGAHNKTSKEDTWQKLEVEKQFLHPKYDEYTAVHDIMLLKLKEKAKLTLGVGTLPLSANFNFIPPGRTCRAVGWGRTNVNEPASDTLQEVKMRLLEPQACKHFTSFQHNSQLCAGNPKKMQNVYKGDSGGPLLCAGIAQGIASYVHRNAKPPAVFTRISHYRPWINKILRES